The DNA window CAGGGCGAGAGCCGTCGTGGCCGGCACGTCGGCGACCCATTCGGCGATCGCGGCGTACGAGCGGTAGCCGGCGACCACAGCACACACGGCTGCGGTGACCACGACCGTCAGCCGATGCCGGACACCTCGCCGGGCCCGTGGATCAGGCAGACCAGCGAGCGCTTCGGGCAGCCCACCAGCGGTTTCGGCAACGGTCAGAGCCGGTGCGCAGGACAGGGACGAGATCAGCGATGATGGCAGCGCGGGCATGACTCACTTCGGGCGATCAGCATGGCGTAGAGAACCTTGATGATCTTCTGAGCCGGTCATGCCCGCCTTGCTGCCACCACCAACGGCGCTTCTACCCCAAGCCTCACAAGTCGGACACCGTTACGACTTTGCCGGGGCCCTGGCAACGAGACGTCGTCAGCCGGTGTCTGAGCTGAAACAGCTCCGCCCTTCCGCCAAGCCGACGACGGCCCCGGCCAAGGAAGCCGGCCAGGCGGGAACGACATCGTCGTTCCCGCCGCGGCGTGTAAGCCGTACCAAGTACAAGCTATAGGCGGATTAGGTAGCACGCCTCATCGATGAGCTCCTGTTCGCGCCTCTCTAACGCAGCTAGATCCCAGCCTGGCAGCTTCCCCAGATCGCGGTTAAGGCCCACTTGACTTGCCGAATATTGCGGCTGCTTGGTCAGGAAGTCGTCATTACCTGCAGCGGAGTTGTCAGCCGGCGACCAATATGACAAGTTGCCCAACCGGTGAACATGGTCAGCCATAGCAGGATCCGGCACGGTTGGGTTCTGCGGATGAATGTGCTCAATACTTGCTTCGCTTAGGTCGAAGGTCGCCAGCTTGCTGGGTTTCGGAGAACCCTGAGCGCCAGCCTTGAGCCAGCCCCGATAATCTTCGAGAAGGGAAAGTAGTTCGCGAATATTGGGGCGCGCGGAGCCGTTCTGATAGTTCAGCTTGTTCCGCAGGCCGCTCCGGAAGATGTCATCAGAAGCCCGCTTTTCAAGCTGGACACGTAGGAGATTCTTCAGCTCGAACCAGTCTAGCTTGCTTCCGCGGGGCAGCCCGCGAAGACGTCTGCACTCTTTATAGTAAGCACTACTGGCGGGAGCGGTATGTGCACCGCAGATATTCTTATAACGGAAAGCGAATAGCTCGATTATGTGAACGAGTTCGGCGAACCCGGCTTCATCATTGTGAAAACGGGCTGCGAGGAGTAGGGGATCGGCCAGGTCGTGGCGAACGGTATTGACGAGCCGGCTTAGCCGTGAACGATCCCAATCGCCAACCGCGGATTGCGTATTACCCTTCTGTACGGCGAACGGCCAGGTGCCAGAACTGATATCTTGATAGTGCTGGAGCGACTCGTAAAGTGCGTAGAGTTCTTGGTACATCGCATGCGCATGCGCCTGCGACATCGGCACTTCGCGAAACAAGAGTTTCTTCACATCGTCAAACAGGCTCTGGGGTTTGGGTCTGGCACCCACAAGCGAAGCGTGATATACACCTAAGAAGCGATCGACATCCTCGCCACCGATAACTAGAATCTCATCCCAAAGAAGTGCCGCTTGCTCTCGCAGCTGGTCGTAAGCATCCAACATTTCTAGACTATGGCTTCGCAATAGATCGGCGACCGTCAGTCGAGCACCACGATCGTTCAACACTGCGAAAAGACGGTAACCACTAGCCCGGGAATCGCCGACGATATGAATGATGAAGGAGTCTAGCAGAACGGCAGTCTGGAGACGGAGCAAGCTCTGACGAGCGCTGGCAAAGCTTGTTTCGTCTACCGCCTTATCTACGAGCTCCATCCGGAGAGTATGCACGGCATCGACGAGCAGTTGGTGGCTCTCGCGTTCAGTCGTTGGAGGGTCTCCCATGAGAAGCGCTTGGAAGACCGGGTCATCAACCTTACTGAGTCGTAGTCTTGGTTCGGGCTCCTCGCTGCCCTTTTCCACGTCATAACGC is part of the Micromonospora sp. WMMD980 genome and encodes:
- a CDS encoding DUF262 domain-containing HNH endonuclease family protein, translating into MSNPSPVMTAAGVKPTSLRIRDLLDSRYPARVPRYQRGYAWTDENVIDLIEDLKRLLAKNPGEAGHFYGGMVAISVPDTSEPRGSYFEVVDGQQRLATFCLLLAELARKADRLQEAAKVAGENEDANKFGIYAKQIRNSYLYFERYDVEKGSEEPEPRLRLSKVDDPVFQALLMGDPPTTERESHQLLVDAVHTLRMELVDKAVDETSFASARQSLLRLQTAVLLDSFIIHIVGDSRASGYRLFAVLNDRGARLTVADLLRSHSLEMLDAYDQLREQAALLWDEILVIGGEDVDRFLGVYHASLVGARPKPQSLFDDVKKLLFREVPMSQAHAHAMYQELYALYESLQHYQDISSGTWPFAVQKGNTQSAVGDWDRSRLSRLVNTVRHDLADPLLLAARFHNDEAGFAELVHIIELFAFRYKNICGAHTAPASSAYYKECRRLRGLPRGSKLDWFELKNLLRVQLEKRASDDIFRSGLRNKLNYQNGSARPNIRELLSLLEDYRGWLKAGAQGSPKPSKLATFDLSEASIEHIHPQNPTVPDPAMADHVHRLGNLSYWSPADNSAAGNDDFLTKQPQYSASQVGLNRDLGKLPGWDLAALERREQELIDEACYLIRL